In the Clostridium gelidum genome, GCTGGCAAATAGACTTGTTGTTTTTTTGATTGTGCCTAAAGTGGTTAATAATTATATGAGAAAGGTATGAACAAGTTCAATGTTCATATCTTTTTCAGTGTTTAAAATTATATAATTGAAATTTTAATATTAATAAATTGAAAATTATTAAAAAAATATTACTATATATAGATGCGAATTTTTTAGGAATTGCATAGGTACATGAAAAAATATATAATATACAAATAGATAGTTTTTATAAGAAAGGTTGGAAAAAAAATGTTATCACCAATTGCAATAACAATTATAAAAATGTTGCCAGAAGGATTAGTTGTAAAAGTAGCTAAAAAAATAGTTACTAATTATCTTAAGACGTATGCAAACATAACAATTAGTGGCATGGATAATATAGATAAGGCTAAAAAACCAATAATATTTGTAGGTAATCACTTAAGTAATGCAGATGGATTGGTTTTATCAAAAATATTAAAAGAAAAAAGTGATCCCTATTTTGTAATGGGAATAAAATTATCGGATAATAGAATAACACAATTAGGAGCTAAAATAGTTAAGCATATACCAATTAAGCCTAATTCAGCTGATAAAGATGCTATTACAAAGGTTGTTAAAACCTTAAAAAGTGGTGAAAATATTGTAATATTTCCAGAGGGTACTAGAAGTAGAACGGGTGCAATGATTGAAGGTAAAAAAGGGGTATTAATGTTTGCTAGAATGGCAAAAGCAGATATAATCCCAATAGGTATGGCAGGAACTGATAAATTATTGCCTATAAGTGAAAAGGGAGATATGGGATCAGAAACATGGCAGCATGCAGATGTTACTGTAAATATAGGCGAAAAAATTGTATTTCCTATAAAAGAAAAAGATGAGGATAAGCATGAATATGATGATAAATGTATGGAAATATTAATGAAAAGTGTAGCAAATCTTTTGCCTGAAAAGTATAGGGGAGTATATAAGTAAGCTTATGCTATATGAGGTATAATAAGGAGATTACAAAATATATGAAAGTAAGAACAAAAAAAATTGTAGATATTTTGAAAGAAACATATCCTGATGCAAAATGTGAATTAAATCACGAGACACCACTTCAATTACTTGTAGCTACAATATTATCAGCTCAAACAACAGACAAGAAAGTAAATGAAGTTACAAAAGATTTATTTAGAGATTATCCAGATTTAGATGCTTTTTTGACATTGAAAAGTGATGAACTTGAAGAAAGAATAAAGCAAATTGGATTATATAGAAATAAATCTAAAAATTTAATACTCATGTTTAGGCAGCTCAAAGAAAAATTTAATGGAGAAGTTCCAAAGACTATGGAAGAGCTAATGTCACTTGCTGGAGCAGGTAGAAAAACAGCGAATGTTGTTTTATCTAATGCATTTAATGTGCAATCAATAGCTGTAGACACTCATGTGTTTAGAGTTTCCAATAGATTAGAACTTGCAAAATCAGAAAATGTTTTAGACGTAGAGATGCAATTACGAGGAGAATTACCTAAGAAAGAGTGGACACTTATGCACCATCTTTTAATATTTCATGGGAGAAGATGTTGCATAGCTAGAAATCCCAAATGCGGGGAATGTCCTTTAAGTCAGTTATGTAGATATGAAAATAAGATTAAATTAAAGTAGTTGAAATTATATGTAATAATAGGAATTGATTAAATGAGCCACAGTTAAGAGTATTTAAAGACTTAGTGGTTCTTTTAATGTTTCTATTAATTTATTAAAATGAATATAGGCTATAATAATAAAACTAAATTAATAATTATTTAGAAGTGTTTATTATTAGCTAGAATTAAAAAATATTTGGAGGCAAGCTATGAAAATTGGAGTTATAATGGGTGGTATTTCATCAGAAAGAGAAATATCATTAAAAAGTGGAAATTCTATAATTGAGAATATAGATAAGAAGAAGTATGAAGTGGTACAAGTTGTGATAGATAAAAAAGAAGATATAATAACTAAAACTAAAGGAATTGATTTTGCACTTTTAGCATTACATGGTCAATTTGGGGAAGATGGAAATGTTCAAGCAGTACTTCAAACACTCGGAATACCATACTCTGGTTGTGGACCTTTAAGCAGTGCTATGTGTATGGACAAAGATGTATCCAAATCTATTTTAATTGCTGCTGGAATCAGAACTGCACCTTGGATTAATTTAAGAAAAAATGAGAATATAGATTTTAATGAAATAAATAAAATTGGATATCCCGTTGTAGTTAAGCCAACTCATGGTGGATCAAGTGTAGCTACGTTCATTGTAAAAGAAGAAAAAGACATTGAAGACTGTGTAGCAGAGGCTTTCAAATGGGACAATGAAGTTATGATAGAAAAGTTTATAAAAGGTGATGAAATAACATGTCCTATTTATGGAGATAAAATGTTGCCAGTAATTGCTATAAAACCAAAATCAGAATTTTTTGACTTTGCTTCAAAATATCAAGATGGTGGAGCAGAAGAGATTGTAGTACAATTAGAAAAAAAATTGCATGAAGAAGTAGAAAAGTTGGCATTAGAAACCTATAAAGCACTAAAATGTGAAGTATATTCTAGAGTTGACATGATAGTTACAGAGCAAGGAATACCTTATATCTTAGAAGTAAACACACTTCCAGGTATGACTAAAAATAGTTTAATTCCTAAAAGTGCAGCAGCTTTAAATATAGTTTTTTCAAAGCTAATAGATATGATAATAGAAGACTCAATGAAAATAAGTAGATAATATTAAGATATTATTATTAAATATAAAAAATTAATCCTCATTGTTATAAATATTTATTTATGGCTATGAGGATTTTTCTTATTTTGAATAAGCAATTATAGATTCAATAATCACCAACTACTTTAAATCACATGGATTAGATAGA is a window encoding:
- a CDS encoding lysophospholipid acyltransferase family protein; this translates as MLSPIAITIIKMLPEGLVVKVAKKIVTNYLKTYANITISGMDNIDKAKKPIIFVGNHLSNADGLVLSKILKEKSDPYFVMGIKLSDNRITQLGAKIVKHIPIKPNSADKDAITKVVKTLKSGENIVIFPEGTRSRTGAMIEGKKGVLMFARMAKADIIPIGMAGTDKLLPISEKGDMGSETWQHADVTVNIGEKIVFPIKEKDEDKHEYDDKCMEILMKSVANLLPEKYRGVYK
- the nth gene encoding endonuclease III, translating into MKVRTKKIVDILKETYPDAKCELNHETPLQLLVATILSAQTTDKKVNEVTKDLFRDYPDLDAFLTLKSDELEERIKQIGLYRNKSKNLILMFRQLKEKFNGEVPKTMEELMSLAGAGRKTANVVLSNAFNVQSIAVDTHVFRVSNRLELAKSENVLDVEMQLRGELPKKEWTLMHHLLIFHGRRCCIARNPKCGECPLSQLCRYENKIKLK
- a CDS encoding D-alanine--D-alanine ligase: MKIGVIMGGISSEREISLKSGNSIIENIDKKKYEVVQVVIDKKEDIITKTKGIDFALLALHGQFGEDGNVQAVLQTLGIPYSGCGPLSSAMCMDKDVSKSILIAAGIRTAPWINLRKNENIDFNEINKIGYPVVVKPTHGGSSVATFIVKEEKDIEDCVAEAFKWDNEVMIEKFIKGDEITCPIYGDKMLPVIAIKPKSEFFDFASKYQDGGAEEIVVQLEKKLHEEVEKLALETYKALKCEVYSRVDMIVTEQGIPYILEVNTLPGMTKNSLIPKSAAALNIVFSKLIDMIIEDSMKISR